A window of Streptomyces marispadix contains these coding sequences:
- a CDS encoding DUF202 domain-containing protein — MSGSEGTAGKRTGDQGAQPERTRFAWRRTTLTFAVAVALGVREALYGSGGVSPTEAAAAAAGVLSWLAFLVVAHRRITAMEVDRPAALGPVAAGTALLCTLAVATVGVVLLW, encoded by the coding sequence GTGAGCGGGAGCGAAGGCACGGCCGGCAAGCGCACCGGAGACCAGGGCGCGCAGCCGGAACGTACGCGCTTCGCCTGGCGCCGCACCACCCTGACGTTCGCCGTCGCGGTGGCACTCGGCGTACGGGAGGCCCTGTACGGAAGCGGCGGCGTCTCCCCGACGGAGGCGGCGGCAGCGGCGGCCGGGGTGCTGTCGTGGCTGGCGTTCCTGGTGGTGGCACACCGGCGCATCACGGCCATGGAGGTGGACCGCCCGGCGGCGTTGGGGCCCGTGGCCGCCGGGACCGCGCTGCTGTGCACACTGGCGGTGGCGACGGTTGGAGTGGTGCTGCTGTGGTGA
- a CDS encoding phosphotransferase family protein, translating into MSIENPPGLDPERLAAHLDRERPGLVRGPLRAEVIQGGRSNLTYRVTDGVGRWVVRRPPLGHVLATAHDMAREYRVISALRGTDVPVPATVLLCEDDDVLGAPFYVMEQVDGTPYRTADELAALGPERTRALTLALPDTLVALHSVDPASVGLEDFGRPEGFLERQLRRWGKQLDASRSRELDGIDELHAILGQQLPVSPEPAVVHGDFRLDNVLADADDRIAAVLDWEMSTLGDPLTDLGLLVMYSEPLNVPGAPVSSTAEAPGHPSPEELIERYAAGSGRDVSRINWYTAFAWFKLAVILEGIHYRYTLGQTVGPGFDRIGGLVPVFIDNGLTTLRKG; encoded by the coding sequence ATGAGCATCGAGAATCCGCCCGGGCTCGATCCCGAGCGGCTCGCCGCACATCTCGACCGGGAGCGCCCCGGCCTGGTGCGGGGGCCGCTGCGGGCCGAGGTGATACAGGGCGGCCGGTCGAACCTGACGTACCGGGTGACCGACGGGGTCGGCCGCTGGGTCGTACGCCGCCCGCCCCTGGGCCATGTACTGGCCACGGCGCACGACATGGCCCGTGAGTACCGCGTGATCAGCGCGCTGCGCGGCACGGACGTGCCGGTGCCCGCGACGGTGCTGCTGTGCGAGGACGACGACGTGCTCGGCGCGCCCTTCTACGTCATGGAGCAGGTGGACGGCACTCCGTACCGCACCGCTGACGAACTGGCCGCGCTCGGACCGGAACGCACCCGTGCGCTGACGCTGGCGCTCCCGGACACGCTCGTAGCACTGCACTCGGTCGACCCGGCGAGCGTGGGGCTGGAGGACTTCGGACGCCCGGAGGGCTTCCTGGAGCGGCAGTTGCGCCGCTGGGGCAAGCAACTCGACGCCTCCCGCAGCAGGGAGCTGGACGGCATCGACGAACTGCACGCCATACTCGGGCAGCAGCTTCCCGTCTCGCCCGAACCGGCCGTCGTACACGGCGACTTCAGGCTGGACAACGTGCTGGCGGACGCCGACGACCGCATCGCCGCGGTGCTCGACTGGGAGATGTCCACGCTCGGCGATCCGCTCACCGACCTGGGCCTGCTGGTGATGTACAGCGAACCGCTCAACGTCCCCGGCGCACCGGTCAGTTCGACGGCCGAAGCCCCCGGGCACCCTTCGCCCGAGGAGCTGATCGAACGCTATGCCGCCGGATCGGGACGCGACGTGTCCCGGATCAACTGGTACACCGCCTTCGCCTGGTTCAAGCTCGCGGTGATCCTGGAGGGCATCCACTACCGCTACACGCTCGGGCAGACGGTCGGTCCGGGCTTCGACCGGATCGGCGGCCTCGTCCCGGTCTTCATCGACAACGGACTCACCACGCTGCGGAAGGGATGA
- a CDS encoding NUDIX domain-containing protein, whose protein sequence is MTEEPRSAEELIDVVDEEDRVVGQALRGDATARRLRHRCTSVQVRDPLGRIFVHRRTPQKLVFPSMYDVVVGGVVGAGESYDECARREAEEELGVQGLPAPQPRFTFLYESPRHTWFLRVYELECELPVRPQPEEIDWWDFLPGAELERRLSLPGWEVVPDGLECHRRLRAWHERHT, encoded by the coding sequence ATGACCGAAGAGCCGCGCTCGGCGGAGGAGTTGATCGACGTGGTCGACGAGGAGGACCGCGTCGTCGGCCAGGCGCTGCGAGGGGACGCCACGGCACGGCGGCTGCGGCACCGCTGCACCTCCGTGCAGGTACGCGATCCGCTCGGCCGGATCTTCGTGCACCGCCGCACGCCGCAGAAGCTCGTCTTCCCGTCGATGTACGACGTGGTGGTCGGCGGCGTCGTCGGCGCGGGCGAGAGCTACGACGAGTGCGCGCGGCGCGAGGCCGAGGAGGAACTGGGCGTACAGGGGCTGCCCGCGCCCCAGCCGCGCTTCACGTTCCTGTACGAATCGCCGCGCCACACCTGGTTCCTGCGGGTCTACGAGCTGGAGTGCGAACTGCCCGTACGGCCGCAGCCCGAGGAGATCGACTGGTGGGACTTCCTCCCCGGGGCCGAGCTGGAACGGCGGCTGAGCCTGCCCGGGTGGGAGGTCGTGCCTGACGGCCTGGAATGCCACCGGCGGCTGCGTGCCTGGCACGAGCGCCACACGTGA
- a CDS encoding MBL fold metallo-hydrolase produces MTSASAPGAVEDMPPSREPYTEKVAEGVHAYIQPDGGWCLNNAGWISDGHDTLLVDTAATHRRARALREALLGSGVPAPSYVVNTHHHGDHTYGNSLFAHGATVIGHEACRRETLAAGRQLHALWPEVDFGDIDVTAPGLTYRDELTVHIGEFEVRLLHPGVAHTTGDTVVWLPQQSVVFTGDIVFHHGTPFIPMGSLSGSLHALDRLRALGARTVVPGHGPLAGPDVYDTVERYLRYVDALARSARERGLTPLEAAREARSGDRAGFAEFAELAESERLVANLHRAYAELDGRPPGDPLHIPSVWGDMEQLNDGRPVACHA; encoded by the coding sequence ATGACCTCTGCGTCAGCGCCGGGGGCGGTCGAGGACATGCCGCCGTCGCGTGAGCCGTACACCGAGAAGGTCGCCGAGGGCGTGCACGCCTACATTCAGCCCGACGGAGGCTGGTGCCTCAACAACGCGGGCTGGATCAGCGACGGGCACGACACGCTGCTCGTGGACACCGCCGCCACGCACCGCAGGGCGAGAGCGCTGCGCGAGGCGCTGCTGGGCAGCGGCGTGCCCGCGCCGTCCTACGTCGTCAACACCCACCACCACGGCGACCACACCTACGGCAACTCCCTCTTCGCACACGGCGCGACCGTCATCGGGCACGAGGCGTGCCGCAGGGAGACACTCGCCGCGGGACGCCAACTCCACGCCCTCTGGCCGGAGGTGGACTTCGGCGACATCGACGTCACCGCGCCAGGACTGACCTACCGCGACGAACTGACCGTGCACATCGGGGAGTTCGAGGTACGTCTGCTGCACCCCGGCGTCGCGCACACCACCGGCGACACGGTGGTCTGGCTGCCGCAGCAGAGCGTGGTCTTCACGGGCGACATCGTCTTCCACCACGGCACACCGTTCATACCCATGGGGTCGCTCAGCGGTTCGCTGCACGCGCTGGACCGGCTGCGGGCGCTGGGCGCACGAACGGTGGTGCCCGGTCACGGACCGCTCGCCGGTCCTGATGTCTACGACACGGTGGAACGCTATCTGCGTTACGTCGACGCACTGGCACGCTCGGCTCGTGAGCGCGGGCTCACACCGCTGGAGGCGGCACGCGAGGCACGGTCCGGTGACCGCGCCGGGTTCGCCGAGTTCGCCGAACTGGCAGAGAGCGAACGGCTGGTGGCCAACCTCCACCGGGCCTACGCCGAACTCGACGGGCGTCCTCCCGGCGACCCGCTCCACATCCCCTCGGTGTGGGGAGACATGGAGCAGCTCAACGACGGCAGGCCGGTCGCGTGCCACGCGTGA
- a CDS encoding gluconokinase, with amino-acid sequence MGVSGSGKSTVGELLAERLDVAYAEADSFHPPANIRKMAAGTPLDDEDRRPWLDAIARWLSERSGQGGVVSCSALRRRYRDRLRDSGAPLFFLHLDGSEELIAGRLKDRKGHFMPRSLLRSQFATLEPLEPDEHGAAVPIGGTPAEVTERALAVLAP; translated from the coding sequence ATGGGGGTCTCCGGCTCGGGCAAGTCCACCGTGGGCGAACTGCTCGCCGAGCGCCTGGACGTGGCGTACGCCGAGGCCGACTCGTTCCATCCGCCCGCCAACATAAGGAAGATGGCGGCCGGTACGCCCCTGGACGACGAGGACCGGCGCCCATGGCTGGACGCCATCGCACGCTGGCTCTCCGAACGCTCCGGGCAGGGCGGCGTCGTGAGCTGCTCCGCGCTGCGGCGCCGCTACCGCGACCGGCTGCGCGACAGCGGCGCGCCGCTGTTCTTCCTCCATCTCGACGGCTCCGAGGAGCTGATCGCCGGTCGGCTGAAGGACCGCAAGGGCCACTTCATGCCGCGTTCGCTGCTGCGCTCGCAGTTCGCGACGCTGGAGCCCCTCGAACCGGACGAGCACGGCGCGGCCGTCCCCATCGGCGGCACCCCCGCGGAGGTCACGGAAAGGGCACTGGCCGTTCTCGCACCGTAG
- a CDS encoding acyl-CoA dehydrogenase family protein gives MDFAFDARTEELRKKLQSFMDEHVYPAEAVADEQRTELDSPWQTPPVVEELKKKARKYGLWNLFLPDRTYGAGLTNLQYAPLAEILGRSPKLAPTVVNCAAPDTGNMEVLTEFGNAEQRRTWLEPLLSGEIRSGFAMTEPDVASSDATNIETRIRRDGDDYVISGRKWFISGAMNPDCKIFIVMGKTDPDAPDIRRQQSMVLVPRDTPGLEVRRAMQVYGYEDHYHGGHAEIVFDGARVPRSNLIGEEGGGFAIAQARLGPGRIHHCMRLIGMAERAVELMCRRAQSRTAFGRELGGQGQVREWIADARVQIEQLRLLVLKTAWLMDTVGNKGAHTEIQAIKIATPRAVVGILDRAVQLHGAGGVSQDFPLAELWAAARTLQLADGPDEVHQRSLARRELKRHTSGEE, from the coding sequence GTGGACTTCGCATTCGACGCCCGTACGGAAGAGCTGCGCAAGAAGCTCCAGTCCTTCATGGACGAGCACGTCTATCCGGCGGAGGCCGTCGCCGACGAGCAGCGCACCGAACTGGACTCGCCCTGGCAGACGCCGCCCGTGGTGGAGGAGTTGAAGAAGAAGGCCCGCAAGTACGGGCTGTGGAACCTCTTCCTTCCCGACCGCACCTATGGCGCGGGCCTGACGAACCTCCAGTACGCGCCGCTCGCCGAAATACTGGGCCGCAGCCCGAAGTTGGCGCCGACGGTGGTCAACTGCGCGGCACCCGACACCGGCAACATGGAAGTGCTCACCGAGTTCGGCAACGCCGAGCAGCGCAGGACGTGGCTGGAGCCGCTTCTCAGCGGCGAGATCCGCTCCGGCTTCGCCATGACCGAGCCCGATGTCGCCTCGTCCGACGCGACGAACATCGAGACCCGCATCAGGCGTGACGGCGACGACTACGTCATCTCGGGCCGCAAGTGGTTCATCTCCGGTGCGATGAACCCCGACTGCAAGATCTTCATCGTCATGGGCAAGACCGACCCGGACGCCCCCGACATCCGCCGCCAGCAGTCGATGGTGCTGGTGCCGCGGGACACCCCCGGTCTCGAAGTACGCCGCGCCATGCAGGTCTACGGATACGAGGACCACTACCACGGCGGCCATGCCGAGATCGTCTTCGACGGCGCCCGGGTGCCGCGCAGCAACCTCATCGGCGAGGAGGGCGGCGGCTTCGCCATCGCACAGGCACGGCTGGGCCCCGGGCGAATCCACCACTGCATGCGGCTGATCGGCATGGCCGAGCGTGCGGTTGAACTCATGTGCCGCCGTGCGCAGTCCCGTACGGCCTTCGGCAGGGAGCTCGGCGGACAGGGCCAGGTACGGGAGTGGATCGCCGACGCACGGGTGCAGATCGAGCAGTTGCGGCTGCTGGTGCTCAAGACGGCCTGGCTGATGGACACCGTGGGCAACAAGGGCGCGCACACGGAGATCCAGGCCATCAAGATCGCCACTCCGCGTGCCGTCGTCGGCATCCTCGACCGTGCGGTGCAGCTCCACGGTGCGGGCGGCGTCAGCCAGGACTTCCCACTGGCGGAGCTGTGGGCGGCGGCCCGTACGCTCCAGCTCGCCGACGGCCCGGACGAGGTGCACCAACGATCGCTGGCGCGGCGCGAGTTGAAGCGGCACACGTCGGGCGAGGAGTGA